A region of Mesorhizobium sp. AR02 DNA encodes the following proteins:
- a CDS encoding GNAT family N-acetyltransferase: MENGVLQDIEVTVTFLEMHAPPAVSPPVPYNRQVALLKTKDIPLHFYRYLMDRVGRKWHWVNVLRLDDDELSAGIHREDRDIRVLYLDGAPAGFFDLKPHLPDEVELAYFGMMEHATGQGIGRWFLGSAISAAWSHGPKRVTVQTCTLDHPAALPLYQKLGFKPVAQKKEVVHPLPFAERSASVMRP; the protein is encoded by the coding sequence ATGGAAAACGGCGTGCTGCAGGATATTGAAGTCACGGTGACTTTTCTTGAAATGCATGCCCCTCCTGCCGTCTCGCCGCCAGTGCCCTACAACCGCCAGGTCGCGCTGCTGAAGACCAAGGACATTCCCTTGCATTTCTACCGCTATTTGATGGATCGGGTCGGCCGCAAATGGCATTGGGTGAATGTTCTGAGGCTGGACGATGACGAGCTTTCGGCCGGCATCCACCGCGAGGACCGCGACATCAGGGTGCTTTATCTCGACGGCGCGCCGGCGGGCTTCTTCGATCTCAAGCCGCACCTGCCTGATGAAGTCGAGCTCGCCTATTTCGGCATGATGGAACATGCCACCGGGCAAGGCATTGGCCGCTGGTTCCTGGGCTCGGCGATTTCAGCCGCCTGGTCGCATGGGCCGAAACGGGTGACGGTGCAAACCTGCACGCTTGACCATCCGGCAGCTCTGCCGCTTTACCAGAAGCTCGGTTTCAAGCCGGTCGCGCAGAAGAAAGAGGTCGTGCATCCGCTGCCTTTCGCCGAGCGCTCGGCCAGCGTCATGCGGCCCTGA
- the sseA gene encoding 3-mercaptopyruvate sulfurtransferase, translating to MAQDSPFTVDADWLQTRLGQPGLTIVDASWYLPAQKRDARAEYEAAHIPGARFLDQDAVSDPDAALPHTLPSPQHFAQYVGAMGVSADDTIVVYDGPGFFSAPRAWWMFRIMGVFQTYILDGGFDGWKAAGRPVTAEPTKIAPSVFHADFDTGRVASLADMRRIVETSASQIADARGPGRFTGAEPEPRAGIRSGHMPGARNVPYSALSENGMLLSTDRLRKVIEEAGIDLSKPVVTSCGSGVTAAVITLALETLGHTDNRLYDGSWTEWGGLSDTPVVTGPAGKE from the coding sequence ATGGCCCAGGACAGCCCTTTCACAGTCGACGCGGATTGGCTGCAGACACGCCTCGGCCAGCCGGGCCTGACGATCGTCGATGCGTCCTGGTACCTCCCGGCGCAAAAACGCGACGCACGTGCGGAATATGAGGCCGCGCATATTCCCGGCGCCCGTTTCCTGGATCAGGATGCGGTTTCGGACCCCGACGCCGCTTTGCCGCACACGCTGCCATCACCTCAGCATTTTGCCCAATATGTCGGCGCGATGGGTGTTTCGGCCGACGACACCATCGTTGTTTATGACGGTCCGGGGTTCTTCTCGGCGCCCCGGGCATGGTGGATGTTCCGCATCATGGGCGTCTTCCAGACCTATATTCTGGATGGCGGCTTCGACGGCTGGAAAGCGGCCGGCCGGCCGGTAACGGCCGAGCCGACGAAGATCGCGCCGAGTGTGTTCCATGCCGATTTCGACACTGGCCGCGTCGCCAGCCTCGCCGACATGCGCCGGATCGTCGAGACCAGCGCCAGCCAGATTGCCGATGCCCGCGGACCCGGCCGCTTCACCGGTGCCGAGCCCGAACCCCGCGCGGGCATCCGTTCCGGCCATATGCCAGGTGCCCGCAATGTGCCTTACTCCGCACTGTCGGAAAACGGCATGCTGCTGTCGACGGACCGTTTGCGCAAGGTGATCGAGGAGGCCGGCATTGACCTGTCGAAGCCCGTCGTCACATCTTGCGGCTCGGGTGTCACCGCCGCGGTGATCACCTTGGCGCTAGAGACGCTTGGCCACACCGACAACAGGCTTTATGACGGCTCATGGACCGAATGGGGCGGGCTCTCCGACACGCCTGTCGTGACTGGCCCCGCCGGCAAGGAATGA
- a CDS encoding alpha/beta hydrolase, with product MDPAGSAEALTQEILIRLDDRYAAMFVRIWRPAGTPRATVFCLHGFTGNGADFDYLATFLCRNGFLVICPDLLGRGRSAYLGSGYDINVYSKCLRALGEFAGTENHFIGTSWGGTILLLFLQMTRSKAARIILNDVPMVGGPKVDAMRNEVLRESTLAFETRAAARDYLSATRAVIGPVEDTVFNRYVENRIAAGPDGFRLAYDPATTGYFGALTGREYDLFPIAAKIDARILLMYGRGSQVIDRRAIERTRLARPDLWLVDNIDAGDPPSLMTLGQALLILGFLSVA from the coding sequence ATGGACCCGGCCGGCTCCGCCGAGGCGCTGACGCAAGAGATTCTCATCCGGCTGGATGACCGATATGCCGCAATGTTCGTGCGCATCTGGCGGCCGGCCGGCACGCCGCGCGCAACGGTCTTCTGCCTGCACGGCTTCACCGGCAATGGTGCCGACTTTGATTACCTCGCCACCTTCCTTTGCCGCAATGGCTTCCTGGTTATCTGTCCCGACTTGTTGGGGCGCGGGCGCAGCGCCTATCTGGGGTCAGGATACGACATCAACGTCTACTCCAAATGCCTGCGCGCGCTCGGCGAGTTCGCCGGTACGGAGAACCACTTCATCGGCACGTCGTGGGGCGGTACGATTTTGCTGCTGTTTCTGCAGATGACCCGCTCCAAGGCCGCGAGAATCATTCTCAACGACGTCCCCATGGTCGGCGGGCCGAAGGTTGACGCGATGAGAAACGAAGTCCTCAGAGAAAGTACACTTGCGTTCGAAACCCGCGCGGCGGCCAGGGACTATCTAAGCGCCACAAGAGCCGTCATAGGCCCGGTCGAGGACACGGTGTTCAACCGCTACGTCGAGAACAGGATCGCCGCCGGTCCCGATGGCTTCCGGCTCGCCTATGACCCGGCCACAACGGGATATTTCGGCGCCCTGACCGGCCGCGAATACGACCTTTTCCCAATCGCCGCCAAGATCGACGCCCGCATCCTGCTGATGTACGGTCGCGGCAGCCAGGTCATTGACCGGCGGGCCATCGAGCGCACGCGGCTGGCACGGCCTGATCTGTGGCTTGTCGACAACATCGATGCAGGCGATCCGCCGTCGCTGATGACATTGGGCCAGGCTCTGCTCATCCTGGGGTTCCTGTCTGTTGCCTGA
- a CDS encoding Stf0 sulfotransferase family protein: MHFDDLYSEYVAATYDRQSSTENPAKILICTTPRTAGHSYCQVLQQFGLGIPTEYFQWQYALPLMRRWSADDTMDLEKLNQRAPAYGRHLLAKRTENGVFAAKIFFENLPFARNSIGDDDGNSFYVFLSRRNKVDQTISLLSMLHTGQPFDGQEKLPGIPTVTILSEKVVRDTAQYIFDSEIRWKNYLNTVDRRRVAHVFYEDFIADQQENASATMSTWFPDFALRSKAISTSKRYAHDVEFKTMIGRQFGGYIRRFWQEPA, encoded by the coding sequence ATGCATTTCGACGATCTGTACAGTGAATATGTCGCCGCGACCTATGATCGCCAGAGCTCCACCGAAAACCCTGCCAAAATCCTGATTTGCACGACTCCGCGAACGGCGGGGCATTCCTATTGTCAGGTCTTGCAGCAGTTCGGTTTGGGAATACCCACGGAGTATTTTCAGTGGCAATATGCCTTGCCGCTGATGAGACGGTGGTCGGCGGACGACACCATGGACCTTGAAAAACTCAATCAGCGGGCGCCGGCCTATGGTCGCCATCTCCTGGCGAAAAGGACTGAGAACGGCGTATTCGCCGCCAAGATCTTCTTTGAAAACCTGCCCTTCGCGCGCAATTCAATCGGCGATGACGACGGCAACTCGTTCTATGTCTTCCTCTCGAGGAGAAACAAGGTAGATCAGACCATCAGCCTGCTCTCGATGCTGCATACGGGCCAGCCGTTCGACGGTCAGGAGAAGCTGCCTGGGATTCCCACGGTGACAATTTTGAGCGAGAAAGTTGTCCGAGACACCGCGCAGTATATTTTCGATAGCGAAATCAGGTGGAAAAATTATCTGAACACTGTTGATCGCCGCAGGGTGGCTCATGTCTTCTACGAGGACTTTATCGCGGACCAGCAGGAAAACGCATCCGCCACAATGAGCACCTGGTTCCCGGACTTCGCGCTGAGGTCAAAAGCCATATCTACAAGCAAGCGCTATGCGCATGATGTCGAGTTCAAGACCATGATCGGAAGGCAATTCGGGGGGTATATCCGGCGGTTCTGGCAGGAACCTGCCTGA